A genomic window from Thermodesulfobacteriota bacterium includes:
- a CDS encoding cbb3-type cytochrome c oxidase subunit I: MANHTIAETIYVPYLEKKGLLSWLLSTDHKRIGIMYLVSISTFFLIAGVAALLMRLELISPGKTIVDAHTYNVLFTFHGTVMVFFFIVPGLAASFGNFLIPLMIGAPDVAFPKLNLGSYWLYLLGTAILLISLLKPADTGWTFYTPYSIQTGTDVVLLTTGIFVLGFSSILTGLNFIVTIHKLRAPGMTWHRLNLFIWASYATAILQLLATPVVGITLLLLIMERVFGIGFFDPAKGGDPILFQNFFWFYSHPAVYIMIIPAFGVISEVLPVFSRKPIFGYKAIAYSSLAIALISFLVWAHHMFVSGISEVAATIFSFLTFLVAIPTAIKVFNWTATLYKGSIDLKTPMLYALALIFLFTIGGLTGV; the protein is encoded by the coding sequence ATGGCAAATCACACCATTGCCGAGACCATATACGTTCCGTACCTGGAGAAGAAGGGATTACTCTCCTGGTTACTTTCGACCGACCATAAGCGCATAGGAATAATGTATCTCGTTTCCATTTCTACTTTTTTCCTCATAGCCGGCGTGGCCGCACTTCTAATGAGGCTGGAGCTGATTTCTCCTGGTAAAACCATAGTCGACGCACATACCTATAACGTACTCTTCACCTTTCATGGCACGGTGATGGTTTTCTTCTTCATCGTTCCCGGTCTGGCAGCGAGTTTCGGCAACTTCCTCATTCCCCTGATGATAGGGGCGCCAGATGTGGCATTCCCAAAACTCAATCTGGGGAGTTACTGGCTTTACCTGCTGGGGACAGCCATTCTCTTGATCTCCCTTTTAAAACCGGCGGATACCGGCTGGACCTTTTATACCCCTTATAGCATCCAGACCGGAACCGATGTGGTCCTCCTTACTACTGGAATATTCGTGCTCGGTTTTTCATCTATTCTCACCGGGCTTAACTTTATCGTAACCATACACAAGCTTAGGGCCCCGGGGATGACCTGGCATCGCTTAAACCTCTTTATATGGGCTTCCTATGCCACGGCTATACTCCAGCTTCTGGCCACCCCGGTGGTTGGAATTACCCTTCTTCTACTCATCATGGAGAGGGTCTTTGGAATCGGATTCTTCGACCCGGCAAAGGGTGGGGACCCGATTCTATTCCAGAACTTCTTCTGGTTTTATTCCCACCCGGCGGTTTATATCATGATTATTCCGGCCTTCGGTGTGATTTCCGAGGTTCTGCCGGTTTTTTCCCGGAAACCTATTTTCGGCTATAAGGCCATTGCCTATTCCAGCCTGGCCATAGCACTAATCAGCTTCCTGGTGTGGGCGCATCACATGTTTGTGAGCGGTATATCGGAGGTGGCGGCGACCATATTTTCTTTCCTTACCTTCCTCGTAGCCATTCCAACGGCAATAAAGGTCTTCAACTGGACGGCCACGCTTTATAAAGGCTCGATTGACCTTAAGACGCCTATGCTCTATGCACTGGCCCTTATTTTCCTTTTCACCATCGGCGGGCTCACCGGGGTG
- the coxB gene encoding cytochrome c oxidase subunit II — protein sequence MNWLPEVASNFAGKVDTVIWFITIISVFFFILITVGLVYFAIKYRRRSEDDETPYITGNHFLETLWTVIPSILVIIIFVYGFVIFREMRTPPEDAVEVNVVGKQWLWQFQYENGKTTINELYVQLDRPVRMIMRSDDVLHSFFVPAFRVKQDLVGGMYTQLWFTPTKVGIFDMFCAEYCGTGHSAMLAKVYVMSPEAYDRWERGEEADGVGAVASLPPAEQGEKLYKERGCNACHSIDGTKLVGPSWKGLFGHEVTLQDGSTVTADENYIREAILEPGAQIVQGYQPVMPSFKGILSDQEISALIAYIKTLK from the coding sequence ATGAACTGGCTTCCTGAAGTGGCATCCAATTTTGCGGGCAAAGTGGATACGGTCATATGGTTTATTACTATCATTTCCGTATTTTTCTTCATCCTTATCACCGTTGGTCTTGTTTACTTCGCCATAAAGTACAGGCGGAGAAGCGAAGATGACGAAACTCCATACATAACCGGGAATCATTTTCTAGAGACCCTGTGGACGGTTATACCCTCGATATTGGTAATAATTATATTCGTTTATGGCTTCGTGATTTTCAGGGAGATGAGGACGCCTCCGGAGGACGCCGTCGAGGTGAATGTGGTCGGAAAGCAGTGGCTCTGGCAATTTCAGTACGAAAACGGTAAAACCACGATAAATGAGCTTTACGTGCAGCTTGACAGGCCGGTAAGGATGATCATGAGGTCAGACGATGTGTTGCACAGCTTCTTTGTCCCGGCATTCCGGGTAAAGCAGGACTTAGTCGGAGGTATGTACACCCAACTTTGGTTCACCCCGACCAAGGTGGGGATCTTCGACATGTTTTGCGCCGAGTATTGTGGGACCGGGCATTCGGCTATGTTAGCCAAGGTTTACGTTATGAGTCCGGAAGCATACGATAGGTGGGAAAGGGGTGAGGAGGCAGATGGAGTGGGAGCAGTGGCATCCCTTCCCCCGGCCGAGCAGGGTGAAAAGCTATACAAAGAAAGGGGTTGTAATGCCTGTCACAGTATCGACGGTACCAAATTAGTAGGTCCTTCCTGGAAGGGGCTCTTTGGACACGAGGTAACCCTTCAGGATGGCTCGACCGTCACCGCAGATGAAAACTACATACGAGAGGCAATATTGGAGCCGGGCGCCCAGATAGTGCAAGGATACCAGCCGGTAATGCCGTCTTTTAAGGGAATTCTGAGCGACCAAGAGATTTCAGCATTAATTGCGTATATCAAAACCTTGAAATAA
- a CDS encoding SCO family protein: MLKFFSLLKDVVITLSVLVSCSYAFAITNTADLKEVGVDEKLAEPLPLDLTFYDEEGKQVRLGDFFNEGKPVILALVYYSCPRVCSFILDGVKNSINDLSSLSLGNDFKIIAVSFNPDDTPALAKEKAVSYYHGLRNDHFPKGNWHFLTGDEENIRQLTQSVGFKYKKDGEEFAHPMAITVLTPDGKISRYLYGVQFEPKDLKLALIEASNGEIGSSKLVNKVILFCYEFDPVGKKYALKALNVVKAGGVVTLLSLTVFLAYMWKREKK; this comes from the coding sequence ATGCTTAAGTTTTTTTCTCTTTTAAAAGATGTTGTTATCACCCTTTCGGTCCTGGTTTCCTGCTCTTATGCATTTGCAATTACCAACACAGCGGATTTAAAGGAAGTAGGAGTTGATGAAAAACTGGCCGAACCCTTACCGCTAGACCTTACTTTTTATGATGAGGAGGGCAAGCAGGTCAGGCTTGGGGATTTCTTCAACGAGGGTAAACCGGTAATTCTAGCATTGGTGTATTACAGTTGCCCCCGGGTATGCTCGTTTATCCTGGACGGGGTTAAGAATTCCATTAATGATTTATCCTCCCTCTCACTGGGTAACGACTTCAAGATAATAGCCGTAAGCTTCAATCCCGATGACACGCCCGCCTTAGCCAAGGAAAAGGCAGTTAGTTACTACCATGGATTACGAAACGACCATTTTCCAAAGGGGAATTGGCATTTCCTGACCGGGGATGAAGAAAATATAAGACAGCTTACCCAGTCAGTAGGGTTCAAGTACAAGAAGGATGGGGAAGAGTTTGCCCATCCTATGGCTATAACAGTGCTCACCCCGGACGGAAAAATATCTCGATACCTATACGGGGTGCAATTCGAGCCCAAAGACCTCAAGCTCGCCTTAATCGAGGCATCTAACGGCGAGATCGGTTCTTCAAAGCTGGTAAATAAGGTGATACTTTTCTGCTATGAGTTTGACCCGGTGGGCAAAAAATACGCCCTCAAGGCGTTGAATGTGGTGAAGGCAGGCGGGGTGGTTACGCTCTTATCATTAACTGTGTTTCTGGCCTATATGTGGAAGAGAGAAAAAAAATAA
- a CDS encoding ABC transporter permease — translation MSIKSRFRGFKGILYKEVLQLMRDPIALFFAFFPPLIQVIVFGFAINTDIKHIPAVFYNQDQRRQSREFLDQMRNTQYIDFVAEVHSEKELANALTGGGKYVGIKIPPDFSENLAHGKPTNVLVLIDGSDNTIAAQALNVTSNLALRNSLEELLRESGKGIKDMPLDTRPKILYNPDLRSQDFFVPGVIGVALQLSTIILTAFSVVRERERGTLEQLMVTPLSEFGLLLGKIIPYTVLGFLMACFLFLIMSVVFKVDVAGNVFLLLALTLVFIFTNLSIGLLISSRAKTQTEAIQIAVATLLPSIFLSGYIFPRFTMPDIFYALSFLIPTTYYMNILRGIILRAAGAVDLGIDIIVLSGMGLLLFLLAVKRFKKQIS, via the coding sequence ATGTCCATTAAATCCAGGTTCCGTGGTTTTAAGGGAATCCTTTATAAAGAGGTTCTTCAGTTGATGAGAGACCCGATAGCGTTATTTTTTGCGTTTTTCCCGCCCCTCATACAGGTCATAGTCTTCGGCTTTGCCATTAACACGGATATAAAGCACATACCGGCTGTTTTCTACAACCAAGACCAGCGCCGCCAGAGCCGGGAATTCCTGGACCAGATGAGGAATACCCAGTATATCGACTTCGTGGCGGAGGTTCACTCGGAAAAGGAACTTGCTAACGCGTTAACTGGAGGGGGCAAATATGTCGGTATAAAAATACCTCCCGACTTCTCGGAGAACCTGGCCCATGGCAAACCGACCAACGTGCTGGTCCTGATAGACGGCTCGGATAACACCATCGCCGCTCAGGCGCTAAACGTGACCAGTAATCTTGCTCTTAGAAATTCACTCGAAGAATTATTAAGAGAGTCCGGTAAGGGCATCAAAGATATGCCTTTGGATACCCGTCCAAAAATTCTATATAACCCCGATTTAAGAAGCCAGGATTTCTTCGTGCCCGGTGTCATAGGAGTAGCGCTACAACTGTCAACGATCATTCTTACCGCTTTTTCCGTCGTTCGGGAAAGGGAACGGGGGACCCTCGAGCAACTTATGGTCACACCGCTATCCGAGTTCGGCCTTCTGCTCGGGAAGATAATTCCCTACACTGTGCTCGGGTTTTTGATGGCATGCTTTCTTTTCTTGATTATGTCCGTGGTCTTTAAAGTAGATGTAGCCGGTAATGTTTTTCTGTTGCTCGCTCTGACCCTGGTCTTCATATTCACAAACCTGAGTATAGGGCTCTTGATCTCCTCCCGCGCAAAGACACAGACCGAAGCCATTCAGATAGCCGTGGCTACCCTTCTGCCGTCCATTTTCCTCTCCGGTTATATTTTCCCCCGGTTTACCATGCCGGATATCTTTTATGCTCTGAGTTTTCTGATACCTACTACATACTACATGAACATTCTTCGGGGAATCATACTCCGCGCCGCCGGGGCGGTAGATTTGGGTATAGATATCATCGTGCTAAGCGGCATGGGTCTTTTACTATTTCTCCTAGCAGTCAAGCGTTTCAAGAAGCAGATCTCCTAG
- a CDS encoding ABC transporter ATP-binding protein, which yields METPIKVKNLSKKFGSFTAVNSVTLDVKKGNIFGLLGPNGSGKSTLIRMLCGILVPTSGTANILGFDIVKEPEGIKSHIGYMSQRFSLYEDLSVEENINFYGQLYGVKGKEFRRRRDELFSLTHIEPYLKRRAGLLSGGWKQRLALVCAMLHEPELIFLDEPTAGIDPVARRELWDLLFDLSGQGITLFVTTHYMDEAERCSHVGYIYSGNLIVVGAPDELKELPEVNPAGYKRLEVNCEPATVGLRRINQLTGVRDATIFGQAIHLLVEDSFKEEELYRVLEREGLKHIEIRSILPSLEDVFVTLTKLKSGSSNNNVH from the coding sequence ATGGAAACACCGATTAAGGTAAAAAATCTTTCCAAGAAATTCGGCTCGTTTACCGCCGTCAATAGCGTAACTCTAGACGTAAAAAAGGGCAATATATTTGGACTACTCGGCCCGAACGGGTCGGGGAAATCCACCCTAATAAGAATGCTCTGCGGTATTCTCGTGCCCACCTCCGGGACTGCTAATATACTCGGATTCGACATCGTAAAGGAGCCCGAAGGGATTAAAAGCCATATAGGCTACATGTCCCAGAGGTTTAGCCTTTATGAGGACCTAAGCGTAGAAGAAAATATCAACTTCTATGGACAGTTGTATGGTGTTAAAGGGAAGGAATTTCGAAGAAGACGTGATGAATTGTTTTCACTTACACATATTGAACCTTATCTAAAGCGGCGTGCCGGGCTCTTATCCGGCGGCTGGAAACAGCGGCTGGCGCTCGTTTGCGCCATGCTCCACGAGCCCGAGCTGATTTTTCTGGACGAGCCAACGGCCGGGATTGACCCGGTGGCTAGGAGAGAGCTATGGGATTTGCTATTCGATTTGTCGGGACAGGGTATCACCCTTTTCGTAACCACTCACTACATGGATGAGGCGGAAAGGTGCAGCCACGTCGGATACATATATTCGGGAAATCTGATAGTGGTTGGCGCGCCGGATGAGCTTAAGGAACTGCCCGAGGTAAACCCGGCCGGATACAAAAGACTCGAGGTCAACTGCGAACCAGCTACCGTTGGTCTCAGAAGAATTAACCAGTTAACTGGCGTACGCGATGCGACCATATTTGGCCAGGCAATTCATCTACTCGTGGAGGACTCATTCAAGGAAGAGGAATTGTATAGGGTGCTGGAAAGAGAAGGCTTAAAACACATCGAGATAAGATCGATACTGCCGAGTTTAGAGGATGTCTTCGTCACCCTTACCAAATTAAAGTCGGGGAGTTCGAACAATAATGTCCATTAA